In Topomyia yanbarensis strain Yona2022 chromosome 2, ASM3024719v1, whole genome shotgun sequence, one DNA window encodes the following:
- the LOC131684173 gene encoding uncharacterized protein LOC131684173: MIEQRGDHRFSTSNSFDSRLGSSVIDQEAPVVTRCVVYLSIVALALTGLGYDPFLRITEQKLTAEAETEAEFEGFYTGIEEEMEEEDDIEINYQPNLYLARILAPSIVCWMVFGSIGLRMVRKIVGLGHLFVSVCYLMVALSSDVNALLLGFGFVSELFWAGKMVIYYYQIAIYSLVEERFSSIIYGVVAHCLGCATLPWILNGLEESWEEIQYVINLTIALIQLIMFLPLEFCKKQPEERFEGHNSYKFPNLVVVAALGIITLSAISNVIIQWFLNNNETMLRPYLPFLPGDDFLGTFWNIAYNGISFTLLGFFCLFLSTSDVMIASFSTTFITGIVYLYFEEEIAARMILPMTAFTFGTAFAQLLYVCPPNRLPLYMGVIFTIVNLATYGYFGLLTLLWDSPDIVVIVVWAANGFFCLGLLVLCRELGFRIQSVLEPRRDDSGSFRTVITTIA, encoded by the exons ATGATTGAACAACGCGGAGATCATCGTTTTAGCACAAGTAATAGTTTTGATAGCCGCTTGGGAAGTTCGGTCATTGACCAGGAAGCTCCGGTCGTTACGAGATGTGTAGTTTATCTGTCCATTGTGGCCTTGGCTTTAACGGGTTTAGGTTATGACCCATTTTTGAGAATTACCGAGCAGAAATTAACCGCGGAAGCCGAGACGGAAGCAGAGTTTGAAGGATTTTACACTGGTATAGAGGAGGAGATGGAAGAGGAAGATGACATCGAAATCAATTACCAACCGAACTTGTACTTGGCACGTATTTTAGCTCCCAGCATAGTGTGCTGGATGGTGTTTGGTTCGATTGGCCTTCGTATGGTGCGCAAAATCGTTGGCCTTGGACATCTTTTTGTCAGTGTTTGCTATTTGATGGTAGCTCTGTCAAGTGACGTAAATGCCCTATTACTGGGCTTTGGATTTGTGTCGGAACTTTTCTGGGCAGGAAAGATGGTTATATATTATTATCAAATCGCTATCTACAGCCTCGTTGAAGAACGATTCTCGAGTATCATTTACGGAGTCGTCGCGCACTGCCTCGGCTGTGCAACTCTTCCATGGATACTGAATGGACTGGAAGAATCGTGGGAAGAAATTCAATACGTGATTAACCTGACGATTGCATTGATTCAACTGATAATGTTTCTTCCGTTAGAGTTCTGCAAGAAACAGCCAGAAGAACGATTCGAAGGTCATAATAGTTACAAGTTTCCTAATCTTGTGGTGGTAGCCGCTCTCGGTATTATAACCTTATCTGCCATCAGCAACGTCATAATCCAGTG GTTCTTGAACAACAACGAAACAATGTTGCGACCATATCTTCCATTTCTACCGGGTGATGATTTCCTGGGTACATTCTGGAATATAGCCTACAACGGGATCAGTTTCACATTGCTGGGATTCTTCTGTCTATTCCTATCCACTAGTGATGTGATGATTGCTTCGTTTTCAACAACTTTTATAACTGGGATCGTTTATCTGTACTTCGAGGAAGAAATAGCAGCTCGAATGATTCTCCCAATGACGGCTTTCACATTTGGAACAGCTTTCGCTCAACTGCTGTATGTTTGTCCACCTAACCGACTGCCCTTATATATGGGTGTTATATTCACTATCGTCAACTTGGCCACCTACGGTTATTTTGGACTACTGACGCTGCTATGGGATTCGCCAGATATAGTCGTAATTGTGGTTTGGGCTGCGAATGGATTCTTCTGTCTGGGATTATTGGTTCTTTGCAGAGAACTTGGATTTAGAATACAATCAGTTTTGGAACCGAGACGTGATGATAGTGGGAGTTTTCGAACAGTGATAACTACTATTGCTTGA